A genomic segment from Nicotiana tabacum cultivar K326 chromosome 7, ASM71507v2, whole genome shotgun sequence encodes:
- the LOC107807617 gene encoding protein DETOXIFICATION 34-like: METPGGSAGETPLYGGSSMEPTELHSAPSAMLADYPPVHGFQDAKNLVCMESGKLWAIAGPIAFNILCNYGINSFTSIFVGHIGDVELSAVAISLSVIANFSFGFLLGMGSALETLCGQAFGAGQVELLGVYLQRSWIILVGSCFCIMPLYIFSAPILKLLGQRHDIAELAGKFSIQIIPQMFSLAINFPTQKFLQAQSNVAVLAWVGFMALIVHIGVLFLFVRVFRWGVTGAAAAYDVSAWAIALAQVIYIVGWCKDSWKGLSWLALKELWPFVKLSVASAVMICLEIWYFMTIIVLTGHLEDPVIAVGSLSICMNLNGWEGMLFIGINAAISVRVSNELGSGHPRAAKYSVFVTVAESLIIGIVCMILIILTKDHFAMLFTSSEKMQKAVSKLAYLLAVTMLLNSVQPVISGVAVGGGWQALVAYINLACYYVIGLPLGFLLGYKTRLGVQGIWMGMIFGTFLQTVILCVIVYKTNWNDEVAQASERMRKWSGISDEADTK, from the exons ATGGAGACACCAGGCGGCTCAGCCGGGGAGACGCCTTTATATGGCGGCTCCTCCATGGAGCCGACTGAGCTTCATTCGGCTCCATCTGCCATGCTGGCGGATTACCCGCCAGTGCATGGCTTTCAGGATGCGAAAAATTTAGTTTGCATGGAATCAGGGAAATTATGGGCAATTGCAGGTCCCATAGCGTTTAATATTCTGTGTAATTATGGGATTAATTCTTTCACAAGTATATTTGTTGGACATATTGGTGATGTTGAGCTCTCTGCCGTTGCCATTTCTTTATCGGTTATAGCAAATTTCTCATTCGGCTTCTTG TTAGGTATGGGTAGTGCACTTGAGACACTATGTGGACAAGCATTTGGTGCAGGCCAAGTAGAATTGCTAGGAGTTTACTTACAAAGATCATGGATAATCCTTGTTGGTTCATGCTTCTGCATAATGCCACTCTACATCTTCTCAGCACCAATATTAAAGCTTCTAGGCCAAAGACATGACATAGCAGAATTAGCTGgaaaattttcaattcaaatcatacCTCAAATGTTCTCCCTCGCGATCAACTTCCCAACCCAAAAATTCTTGCAAGCACAAAGCAATGTCGCGGTTCTTGCTTGGGTTGGATTCATGGCTTTGATCGTGCATATCGGTGTGCTCTTTCTTTTTGTTAGAGTTTTTCGATGGGGCGTTACTGGTGCTGCTGCTGCATATGATGTTTCTGCTTGGGCTATTGCTTTGGCTCAGGTGATTTATATTGTTGGTTGGTGTAAAGATAGTTGGAAGGGGTTGTCTTGGTTGGCATTAAAGGAACTTTGGCCCTTTGTAAAGCTTTCTGTTGCATCAGCAGTTATGATTTGCTtggaaatttggtattttatgaCCATCATTGTTTTAACTGGTCATCTTGAGGATCCTGTCATTGCTGTTGGTTCTCTTTCTATTTG TATGAACCTTAATGGATGGGAAGGCATGTTGTTCATTGGTATTAATGCAGCAATAAG tgTTCGCGTATCAAACGAGCTTGGATCGGGCCACCCAAGGGCTGCAAAATATTCAGTTTTTGTCACAGTGGCTGAGTCACTCATAATTGGGATAGTTTGCATGATACTAATCATATTAACAAAGGACCATTTTGCTATGCTTTTCACAAGCAGTGAAAAAATGCAAAAAGCTGTTTCTAAGTTAGCATATCTTCTTGCTGTAACTATGCTGCTTAATAGTGTCCAGCCAGTTATATCAG GTGTTGCTGTTGGAGGAGGATGGCAAGCACTAGTGGCATACATTAATTTGGCTTGTTATTATGTAATTGGCCTCCCACTTGGATTCCTCCTAGGCTATAAAACAAGGTTGGGAGTTCAG GGAATATGGATGGGCATGATTTTTGGAACTTTTCTGCAAACTGTAATTCTTTGTGTTATTGTATACAAAACCAATTGGAACGACGAG GTAGCACAAGCATCAGAGAGAATGAGAAAATGGAGTGGAATTTCTGATGAAGCGGACACTAAGTAA
- the LOC107807621 gene encoding G-type lectin S-receptor-like serine/threonine-protein kinase SD2-2, producing MVPQIVLILLISMAFGVSSIPNASSEITKSRNHNVNMTHVAKSTEEFFPTGRKLGSLKGSRKLESLNESRVVLSGNITILSENNTFELGFFKTNDETKWYLGIWFASVPTPTYVWVANRERPIKNPSLATMEITEDGKLVVKEDSRTIVWETSNLDKAKDVKLLDQGNLVLVSSEGNLVWQSFDFPTDTWLPGMNLTATKWLTSWKSSTDPSQGRYSLRLQPSSYGEIVLVYNGTYPYWSTGNWSENAFVGVPEMTVPYIYKFNFISPFTPMASFGYSEVSLENGMPPPLTRFIVDFTGQIKQFTWFQQAQSWNMFWSQPENLCKTYGLCGNLGFCNSKTLNPCKCLPGFSPLDSDSWDAGDFSGGCRRESNEICSKKDGFEEVGMVSYDGARVVSITGTRSECERECLGNCSCIGLYHNERTKLCKNLYVSLLNLRNLTSDGTIEDKLYVRVQGGGNAQKKQIQGRLLLIEMICGFMVILSVGIGTFLVLKRRRIRKKNKEEEDVFPIMNLKVFSYKELNAATKGFSEKLGHGGFGTVFLGELSDSSLVAVKRLERPGGGEKEFRAEVCTIGNIQHVNLVRLRGFCSENSHRLLVYEYMPKGSLSAYLRRDGQNLSWDVRFRIAVGTAKGIAYLHEECRSCIIHCDIKPENILLDEDFSAKVSDFGLAKLLGRDFSRVLATMRGTWGYVAPEWISGLAITTKADVYSYGMTLLELIGGRRNVEAPTSARGEEGGTEEKWFFPPWAARQIVEGNIAAVIDERLCGMYDVTEAERLGLVAVWCIQDDESMRPSMGMVVKMLEGVVEITMPQPPKLLQALVSGESFHGVGVGSDNGTSRGTSRSGGFSSGYNPQLSTVSRQSQASV from the coding sequence ATGGTGCCACAGATAGTTCTCATTTTACTTATTTCAATGGCATTTGGGGTCAGTTCTATTCCAAATGCTAGTTCAGAAATAACAAAATCAAGAAACCATAATGTAAACATGACCCATGTTGCTAAATCCACTGAAGAGTTTTTTCCAACTGGTAGAAAGTTGGGATCTTTGAAAGGGAGCAGAAAGTTGGAATCTTTGAACGAATCTCGAGTTGTACTAAGTGGAAACATCACTATCTTGAGCGAGAACAATACATTTGAACTTGGTTTTTTCAAAACCAATGATGAAACTAAATGGTATTTGGGTATTTGGTTTGCTTCAGTTCCTACTCCTACTTATGTTTGGGTTGCTAACCGTGAAAGACCAATCAAGAATCCATCTTTAGCAACTATGGAGATTACTGAGGATGGAAAATTAGTTGTGAAGGAAGATTCAAGAACCATTGTTTGGGAAACAAGTAACTTGGATAAAGCTAAAGATGTAAAGCTTTTGGACCAAGGAAATTTGGTTCTTGTTTCTAGTGAAGGTAATTTGGTATGGCAAAGTTTTGATTTTCCTACAGATACTTGGCTTCCTGGTATGAACTTGACTGCTACAAAATGGCTTACATCTTGGAAAAGTTCCACTGATCCATCACAAGGAAGGTACTCCCTAAGGCTTCAACCCTCAAGTTATGGAGAGATAGTTCTTGTTTATAATGGTACTTATCCATATTGGTCAACTGGAAATTGGAGTGAAAATGCATTTGTTGGGGTACCAGAAATGACTGTTCCTTACATTTATAAGTTCAATTTTATATCACCCTTTACTCCTATGGCTTCATTTGGGTACTCTGAGGTGTCATTAGAGAATGGAATGCCACCTCCTTTAACTAGGTTCATTGTAGATTTTACTGGTCAGATTAAACAGTTCACTTGGTTCCAACAAGCACAAAGTTGGAACATGTTTTGGTCACAGCCAGAGAATCTGTGTAAGACTTATGGTTTGTGTGGGAATTTGGGGTTCTGTAATAGTAAGACATTGAATCCGTGCAAGTGTTTGCCAGGTTTCAGCCCTTTGGATAGTGATTCATGGGATGCAGGGGATTTTTCAGGTGGCTGTCGTCGCGAAAGCAATGAGATCTGTAGTAAGAAAGATGGGTTTGAGGAGGTTGGAATGGTTAGTTATGATGGAGCTAGGGTAGTTTCAATTACTGGAACTAGAAGTGAATGTGAGAGAGAATGTTTAGGTAATTGTTCTTGTATTGGTTTGTATCACAATGAGAGGACTAAGTTatgcaagaatttatatgtttcgTTGCTCAATCTTAGAAATCTTACATCTGATGGAACTATTGAGGATAAGCTATATGTGAGAGTTCAGGGAGGAGGGAATGCTCAAAAGAAGCAGATTCAAGGCAGATTACTTTTGATTGAAATGATCTGTGGATTTATGGTAATTCTGTCAGTAGGAATTGGGACTTTCTTAGTGTTGAAGAGGAGAAGAATAAGGAAGAAGaataaagaagaggaagatgtATTTCCTATAATGAATTTGAAAGTGTTTTCATACAAAGAGCTTAATGCTGCAACAAAGGGATTTTCGGAGAAACTTGGACATGGTGGTTTTGGAACTGTATTCTTAGGGGAACTATCGGATTCTTCACTCGTGGCTGTGAAGCGACTTGAAAGACCTGGTGGCGGTGAAAAAGAATTTCGAGCTGAGGTATGCACTATAGGAAACATTCAGCATGTTAATTTAGTGAGATTAAGGGGATTTTGCTCTGAGAATTCTCATAGGCTTCTTGTTTATGAATACATGCCAAAGGGTTCTCTTAGCGCATATTTAAGGCGAGATGGTCAGAACCTAAGTTGGGATGTTAGATTCCGAATTGCTGTTGGGACAGCAAAAGGTATCGCTTATTTACACGAAGAGTGTCGTAGTTGTATAATACACTGTGACATTAAACCAGAGAATATTCTGCTAGATGAAGATTTCTCAGCAAAGGTTTCTGATTTTGGGCTTGCAAAGCTTCTTGGTAGGGACTTTAGTAGAGTGTTGGCAACCATGAGGGGTACTTGGGGATACGTTGCACCCGAGTGGATCTCTGGTTTGGCGATCACAACAAAAGCCGATGTATATAGCTACGGAATGACATTATTGGAACTGATAGGTGGTCGACGCAATGTAGAGGCACCAACTTCAGCAAGAGGTGAAGAGGGTGGAACAGAGGAGAAGTGGTTTTTCCCACCGTGGGCAGCACGCCAGATAGTCGAGGGAAACATTGCAGCTGTCATCGATGAAAGGCTATGTGGAATGTACGATGTCACGGAAGCAGAACGTCTAGGATTGGTAGCGGTTTGGTGCATTCAGGATGATGAATCAATGAGGCCTTCCATGGGAATGGTGGTGAAAATGTTGGAAGGAGTAGTGGAGATAACAATGCCTCAACCTCCAAAGCTGCTCCAAGCATTAGTATCGGGCGAATCATTTCACGGAGTAGGAGTTGGTTCTGATAACGGGACATCACGAGGGACATCGCGAAGTGGTGGTTTCAGCTCAGGTTATAATCCCCAACTCTCAACAGTATCCAGGCAATCTCAAGCTTCAGTTTAG